A genomic region of Aspergillus oryzae RIB40 DNA, chromosome 1 contains the following coding sequences:
- a CDS encoding uncharacterized protein (predicted protein) — MQSMSRDSWVKYLWIDSLCIVQDDSEDWREQCPRMAEIYHNAYITLASSAAPYPRAGLYFTSDDEWDLGREVLSTSGRHAFRTFARTPMTDMKSTGDCEPLFKRAWAYQERMLSPRILYFTRREYCGNLTNRLHVNAFNCEEKGA, encoded by the coding sequence ATGCAATCCATGTCACGCGACAGTTGGGTGAAGTATTTGTGGATCGACTCACTATGTATCGTGCAAGACGACAGTGAGGACTGGAGGGAGCAGTGTCCACGTATGGCAGAAATATATCATAACGCCTACATCACCTTGGCATCCAGTGCTGCACCATACCCCCGGGCTGGTCTGTACTTCACGTCCGACGATGAATGGGACCTTGGACGGGAAGTTTTAAGTACTAGCGGCCGCCACGCATTTCGCACCTTTGCTCGTACGCCTATGACTGACATGAAATCAACAGGGGACTGCGAGCCCCTTTTCAAGCGAGCATGGGCCTATCAAGAGCGCATGTTATCACCTCGCATTCTTTATTTCACTCGTCGAGAGTATTGTGGGAATCTAACGAACAGACTGCATGTCAATGCCTTCAACTGCGAGGAAAAGGGAGCTTAA
- a CDS encoding uncharacterized protein (predicted protein), whose protein sequence is MNKTHINTSTSSPDDQTAGWSKLWDTDSSNLWDRGMPSPALIDFIEERVNPLTEDGRRKKALVPGCGKGYDVVMLALHGFEVYGLEVSETGASVAREYARSELHNPQDYNFGSHFKENPEVGKGEVTILQGDFFKRDWEVPLCASSEYASSVGWENG, encoded by the exons ATGAACAAAACACACATTAACACATCTACCAGTTCACCAGACGACCAAACAGCAGGATGGTCCAAGCTCTGGGACACAGATAGCAGCAACCTCTGGGACAGAGGCATGCCCTCGCCTGCACTGATCGATTTCATAGAGGAGAGAGTTAACCCACTTACGGAAGAcgggaggaggaaaaaagcaCTTGTTCCT GGCTGCGGAAAAGGCTACGATGTAGTCATGCTCGCACTGCACGGCTTCGAGGTCTACGGACTCGAAGTCTCAGAAACAGGTGCTTCTGTCGCGCGGGAGTATGCACGGAGTGAATTGCACAATCCGCAGGACTACAACTTCGGTTCCCATTTTAAGGAGAACCCGGAAGTAGGGAAGGGCGAAGTGACCATTCTCCAGGGAGACTTTTTTAAAAGAGACTGGGAGG TTCCTCTGTGCGCTTCATCCGAATATGCGTCGTCAGTGGGCTGGGAGAATGGCTGA
- a CDS encoding uncharacterized protein (uncharacterized conserved protein) translates to MFRPASRALLRAPAVARGPASRRLISTAPAESKPRSWKNTAVRLGLAAGAIYYYNTSNVFAENPSFSLNNQLKKNSAEEPLPTLDSIKPRIREERESAAPKPNAEQAPAQELPFGEGAVKSPQELEEEAGQEAAFNPETGEINWDCPCLGGMAHGPCGEEFKAAFSCFVYSEEEPKGMDCIEKFKCV, encoded by the exons ATGTTCCGTCCCGCCTCTAGAGCCCTCCTCCGCGCGCCGGCCGTCGCCCGTGGCCCGGCAAGCAGACGATTGATAAGCACCGCTCCCGCCGAGTCGAAACcgaggagctggaagaacACCGCTGTACGACTGGGATTGGCCGCTGGCGCAATCTACTACTATAACACGAGCAATGTGTTCGCGGAGAACCCATCCT tcTCCCTCAACAACCAGCTTAAGAAAAACTCCGCCGAAGAACCCCTCCCCACCCTCGACTCCATCAAGCCCAGGATCCGCGAAGAAAGGGAATCCGCCGCCCCCAAGCCCAATGCCGAACAAGCCCCAGCACAAGAGCTCCCCTTCGGCGAGGGCGCCGTGAAGTCGCCCCAGGAGCTCGAAGAGGAGGCCGGCCAGGAAGCCGCCTTCAACCCGGAGACCGGCGAGATCAACTGGGACTGCCCCTGCCTGGGTGGAATGGCTCACGGCCCTTGCGGAGAGGAGTTCAAGGCTGCGTTCAGCTGCTTCGTGTACTCTGAGGAGGAGCCTAAGGGCATGGACTGCATTGAGAAGTTTAAGTGCGTCTGA
- the sun1 gene encoding SUN family protein UTH1 (predicted protein): MKFNAVALTLATAGSLVAGQHHNAHRHHHKRTVDTQVVEANGATVVTYEFQGQAVSSEFVCNGIREGKLRYKEGQPAVDACQSSAPVSSSSSTAAAAPTEAPAEFVETSSATPASSSSASATSSSAASSSTPTKSTSSGAKGLDSDFPDGEIDCGTFPSDYGAVALDYLELGGWSGIQYVTIAGEFVSKIVTAVTGDSCTSGAMCSYACPAGYQKSQWPSTQGATGQSIGGLECKNGKLYLTNPTLSKKLCIEGVGGVHAQNNLGEEIAICRTDYPGTESETIPLALGDNELQPLTCPDGETYFKWEGKVTSAQYYVNPKGTSTKQGCQWGDGSKPIGNWAPINLGVGQNNGKWLSIFQNSPTTSVKLNFNIKIQGDNLSGSCKYENGKFISETGSNDSGCTVEVLSGEATFVFY, from the exons ATGAAGTTCAACGCAGTTGCTCTCACCTTGGCGACGGCTGGTTCCCTCGTGGCCGGTCAGCATCACAACGCCCACCGTCATCACCACAAGCGTACCGTTGACACTCAGGTCGTCGAGGCCAACGGCGCCACTGTTGTTACCTACGAATTCCAAGGCCAGGCGGTCTCCAGCGAGTTTGTGTGCAATGGTATCCGGGAAGGGAAGCTGAGATACAAAGAGGGCCAACCCGCCGTTGATGCCTGCCAGTCGAGCGCCccggtttcatcttcttcctctaccgCGGCTGCTGCGCCCACGGAAGCACCAGCTGAGTTTGTGGAGACTTCCTCCGCCACTCCagcttcatcctccagcgCCTCTGCAACCTCTTCGTCCGCTGCTTCCTCGAGCACCCCCACTAAGTCGACCAGCTCTGGTGCTAAGGGCTTGGACTCCGACTTCCCTGATGGAGAGATCGACTGCGGTACTTTCCCGTCCGACTATGGTGCCGTCGCCCTTGACTACCTGGAGCTCGGTGGCTGGTCTGGTATTCAGTATGTTACCATCGCTGGCGAATTCGTGAGCAAGATTGTCACCGCTGTGACCGGTGACAGCTGCACTAGCGGAGCCATGTGCTCGTATGCTTGCCCTGCTGGTTATCAGAAGTCCCAGTGGCCTAGCACTCAGGGCGCCACAGGCCAGTCCATTGGTGGCCTCGAATGTAAGAATGGCAAGCTCTACCTTACCAACCCCACCCTGTCCAAGAAGCTTTGCATTGAgggtgttggtggtgttcaTGCTCAGAACAACCTTGGCGAGGAGATTGCCATCTGCCGTACTGATTACCCTG GTACCGAATCTGAGACCATCCCTCTGGCCCTTGGCGACAATGAGCTTCAGCCCTTGACTTGCCCTGACGGCGAAACCTACTTCAAGTGGGAGGGCAAGGTCACCTCCGCTCAGTACTATGTAAACCCCAAGGGCACCAGCACCAAGCAGGGCTGCCAGTGGGGTGATGGTTCCAAGCCTATTGGTAACTGGGCTCCCATCAACCTCGGTGTCGGTCAGAACAATGGCAAGTGGCTTTCTATCTTCCAGAACAGCCCCACCACCAGCGTGAAGCTCAACTTCAACATTAAGATCCAGGGTGACAACCTCAGTGGATCTTGTAAATACGAGAACGGCAAGTTCATCTCTGAAACCGGCAGCAATGACTCTGGTTGCACT GTCGAAGTTCTGTCTGGCGAAGCTACCTTCGTCTTCTACTAA
- the fhdA gene encoding putative transcription factor Tos4 (predicted protein), with protein MAFAIFGKVTASLCGCASRGLARVTGLDPKNAEHMTPDAGTRLSASGIYLEAREDSSIRAEQTLKWPGSEAARQSVVELPDPRRRLSNASRAESVHFRAGRETLRSEIVPTRPRRDLELNSIRLRLIRAYRKLANCLEDASHIMESSPPRSSSTASVAGVKRPAALLPAFEPLSSSPSLPRPQKRVARDDHGIVSTYPTPVPTSSTHIMSSSPPRMASRRTLTSSNSERTPLSTVPTMMLPETGEPLLMGRSSASCHHQLAANRMISRVHVKATYKPAPNPFDRDRVEIMCMGWNGIKLHCQGKTYDLAKGKTFTSDIKDADIMIDVHDARVLVQWPRNERKDYASTDSEQTWEEATPRRNRQSRRSLHDSPNVERRRLASPVSPSPAVKSLIPPSSPLYTPTRARNAVVVFEDEPSPVRRKSSGDALLSEASLQSTSSIGDLLQSSQSSDLSDLSKPDDLSDHDEENDPIVHSFGPFGDNLLPRMASFTADGSPLRPSRPRNQHPAEPLRPAHSPRQPSKPAERVDLALSKPLDESFERVQNHAINQLAFSRLSSTPFSTILNNLPPSLWRRDTHSREGPTRDEIRVIIDTTKCIGKVAREGKDAAGKPLESEYYYIPDYDDDTMRREAVVHDLRKPGLRNCRKQHKVCLLDNKDLWTRN; from the exons ATGGCTTTTGCTATTTTCGGAAAAGTCACTGCAAGTCTTTGCGGGTGCGCATCACGTGGTTTGGCGCGAGTCACGGGACTGGACCCAAAGAACGCGGAGCACATGACTCCAGACGCGGGGACGCGCCTTTCTGCCTCGGGCATCTATCTAGAGGCGAGAGAGGATAGCTCAATACG TGCAGAACAAACTTTAAAATGGCCAGGCTCTGAGGCTGCGCGACAGTCTGTGGTGGAGCTCCCAGACCCTCGCCGGCGCCTATCGAACGCGTCTCGGGCTGAAAGCGTGCATTTCCGCGCTGGACGAGAGACGCTCCGTTCCG AAATAGTCCCTACCCGGCCTCGACGCGACCTCGAATTGAATTCTATCCGCTTGAGACTTATTCGAGCTTACCGAAAACTTGCTAACTGTCTGGAAGACGCCTCTCACATCATGGAgtcttctcctccaaggAGCAGTTCGACTGCTTCTGTGGCAGGTGTGAAGCGTCCAGCGGCATTGTTACCTGCTTTCGAGCCACTGagttcttcgccttctcttcctcgaccCCAGAAGCGTGTAGCTCGCGATGATCATGGCATTGTGTCAACATATCCAACTCCTGTTCCGACGTCATCAACCCATATCATGTCCTCCTCACCCCCTCGAATGGCTTCGCGTCGAACCTTGACATCGTCAAATTCCGAACGAACTCCCCTGTCCACTGTCCCGACCATGATGCTTCCGGAGACTGGGGAGCCACTTCTCATGGGTAGATCTAGTGCATCTTGCCATCATCAACTCGCTGCCAACCGTATGATATCGAGAGTCCATGTCAAGGCTACCTATAAGCCTGCACCTAATCCCTTCGATCGTGATAGGGTTGAGATAATGTGCATGGGTTGGAACGGGATCAAACTTCATTGCCAGGGGAAAACGTATGACTTGGCCAAGGGAAAGACTTTCACGTCCGATATCAAAGACGCAGATATTATGATTGATGTCCATGATGCGCGTGTTTTGGTCCAATGGCCGcgaaatgaaagaaaggactaCGCATCAACCGATTCTGAGCAGACCTGGGAAGAGGCTACCCCACGACGCAACAGGCAATCTCGTCGAAGCTTGCATGACAGTCCTAATGTGGAACGCCGGCGCTTGGCTTCCCCTGTCTCGCCTTCTCCTGCAGTCAAGTCACTCATTCCACCCTCCTCGCCACTGTACACTCCAACACGTGCAAGAAATGCTGTGGTTGTTTTTGAAGATGAACCGTCTCCCGTCCGCCGTAAAAGCTCAGGGGATGCTTTGCTATCTGAGGCGAGCCTTCAGTCTACCTCCAGTATAGGGGATCTCTTGCAGAGCTCACAATCGAGTGACCTGAGTGATCTCAGTAAGCCCGATGACTTGTCGGACCACGATGAAGAGAATGATCCCATCGTTCATTCCTTTGGACCCTTTGGAGACAATCTCTTGCCCCGTATGGCTTCCTTCACTGCTGATGGCTCACCACTGCGCCCCTCGCGCCCTCGTAACCAGCACCCCGCTGAACCGCTCCGCCCTGCTCACTCTCCTAGGCAACCATCTAAACCGGCTGAGAGGGTTGATCTTGCACTGAGCAAGCCACTTGATGAGAGCTTTGAGAGAGTACAGAACCATGCTATCAATCAATTGGCCTTCTCTCGTCTTTCTTCAACGCCCTTCTCGACAATCTTGAATAACCTTCCACCCTCCCTTTGGAGGCGAGATACACATTCAAGGGAAGGACCTACACGGGATGAGATTCGCGTCATCATTGATACCACGAAGTGCATTGGGAAGGTCGCtcgggaaggaaaggatgcTGCAGGGAAGCCGCTCGAGAGTGAATATTACTATATTCCCGACTATGATGATGACACGATGCGACGGGAAGCTGTGGTGCATGATCTCAGGAAGCCAGGTCTTCGGAACTGCCGAAAGCAACACAAGGTATGCTTGCTTGATAACAAGGACTTGTGGACGCGTAACTAA
- a CDS encoding regulator of nonsense transcripts 2 (nonsense-mediated mRNA decay 2 protein), which produces MSRTTGPNLTAQPHETDIFPVSRSLDSALKKNTAFIKRLRTGISASAQQTFLADIRTLSLHKYLSEIISACYEGLCKLKSPGEIATGVEIASALHQRFGPAEFTRQIGWLLGRGLSTPDKGQLKALSQEVREREEKERLSRHRVLLRVATELWLVGVLRTLDDIERPEDLGAKGKDGVVGIGGKASENPVKAKVPSAVRDSDKEAEPFPLEVLKDLLGHDRDHTNLPLAVLFVKSFSWDILGAKTVEEGRKTVEADGATTPAEATNGEEGAGDVTTAENDPPLIPEKTQARFKSILNRYLEDVKAHVVRDQRALAAQSRRNAEAYVKSGEIFEDRQANFEKQSKSLEKLVANTQVLCEALGVEMPALAEQESADPASSGGIGLVKTSEYLRGHGDGAGIWEDEEERRFYENLVDLKGKVPAVLLEDGKKKKTDSDEAGKKKDGEDLEKSESAQGQPSEEKAAADADDQSMAIASKTVGAQVDALLAKLPDLQTKDHVDQLALDFCFLNSKASRNRLIKAVSDVPKGRIDLLPLYSRLVATLGQYLPDIPQGLITYLDEEFRSLQRRKSKEFLGQVRMSNVRYLAELTKFGVVPEHIIFHCFKVSLDDFSRMNIEIIGYLLENCGRYLLRNPETSPRMASFLETLGRKKTVQHLGQQERMIIENAVYYVDPPPRPAIQQKERTPMESYIRRLIYLDMNKRNYTRILKSIRKLHWEEQEVVDIIERVFSKPVKVKYGNIHLLAILVSALYRYHQEFVIGIVDNVLEQITLGLEQNDFKFNQKRVAEVKYLGELYNYKMIDSPVIFDTLYRIVTFGHEGGTPIPGKLNPLDLPDDFFRVRLVCTLLDTCGHCFDRGSAKKKLDFFLTFFQYYMTTKDPLPMDIDFLVQDTFSMTRPQWKLVTDLEEATRIFGEAVAQNYKTQDAERPAEPDDEEAESSSSDEGFEDDVMPEVDEDGESSDEAEASGPNAEQNGDSDSEDEQIFVTRQEEERDPEAEAEFDREFEKMMAESMDSRKFERKGVFDIPLPMKRAPRDAAGESAPETSQPQPQPQPQPQPSTMAFSLMTKKGNKQQTRTIDLPSDSSFAVAMRSQQQADREEQQRIKNLVLNYEMSNEAETAEALEKRSPRDSRVDKSGGNRTAFRSRKLQLSDVNCSSLSGSSPFCESSDFTWAVVSFARARFSSGCEAASISVARGAAFWASPSGAGAGAPSSSSSSSAP; this is translated from the exons ATGTCCCGCACAACAGGTCCCAATCTAACCGCCCAACCTCATGAAACAGATATCTTCCCAGTTAGCCGATCCCTTGATTCAGCGCTGAAGAAAAACACCGCTTTCATCAAGCGTCTACGCACCGGAATTAGTGCTTCCGCCCAGCagaccttcttggctgatATCCGCACTCTATCGCTCCACAAATATCTGTCAGAAATTATATCCGCTTGCTATGAAGGGCTATGCAAGTTGAAATCGCCGGGGGAGATCGCCACGGGCGTGGAAATCGCGAGCGCACTGCATCAACGGTTCGGACCAGCCGAGTTCACGAGACAAATTGGATGGTTATTGGGTCGAGGACTTAGCACACCGGATAAGGGACAGTTGAAAGCGCTCAGCCAGGAGGTGCGCGAAcgcgaagaaaaggaacgaCTATCCCGACATCGAGTTTTGCTAAGAGTGGCCACAGAGCTCTGGTTGGTTGGTGTGCTCAGGACGCTGGATGATATCGAACGACCGGAGGACTTGGGTGCCAAGGGCAAAGACGGTGTTGTTGGGATAGGTGGAAAGGCCTCAGAAAACCCAGTCAAAGCCAAGGTCCCATCGGCAGTTCGGGACAGTGATAAGGAAGCAGAGCCATTTCCCCTGGAAGTGTTGAAGGACCTATTGGGCCATGATCGTGACCACACCAATCTGCCACTCGCCGTTCTGTTTGTCAAGAGTTTCAGCTGGGATATTCTCGGAGCGAAGACAgtggaggaaggaaggaaaacCGTAGAGGCCGATGGAGCGACGACCCCTGCAGAGGCTACAAATGGCGAGGAGGGCGCGGGAGATGTAACAACAGCTGAAAATGACCCTCCTCTCATCCCAGAGAAGACACAGGCTCGTTTTAAGAGCATTCTGAATCGGTACCTGGAAGATGTCAAGGCGCATGTTGTTCGTGACCAAAGAGCACTGGCAGCCCAGAGTCGTCGTAACGCCGAGGCTTATGTCAAGAGTGGTGAAATCTTCGAGGACCGCCAGGCCAACTTTGAGAAGCAGAGCAAATCTTTGGAAAAGTTGGTTGCCAACACGCAGGTTTTGTGTGAGGCTTTAGGAGTGGAAATGCCCGCCTTGGCTGAGCAGGAATCTGCCGACCCTGCATCGAGTGGAGGAATTGGGCTTGTGAAAACGTCCGAGTACCTACgcggccatggcgatggtGCCGGTATCtgggaagacgaagaagagaggcgCTTTTACGAGAATCTGGTTGACCTGAAAGGCAAGGTTCCAGCCGTTCTCCTAGAGGATggtaagaagaaaaagacagaCTCCGATGAAgcagggaaaaagaaagatggtgAGGATTTGGAGAAGTCCGAATCAGCCCAAGGCCAGCcatcagaagagaaggctGCTGCGGATGCAGACGATCAGTCCATGGCCATTGCAAGCAAAACTGTCGGAGCCCAAGTCGACGCGCTGTTGGCTAAACTGCCCGATTTGCAGACGAAGGACCACGTTGATCAGTTGGCACTGGACTTTTGCTTTCTCAACTCCAAAGCATCTAGAAATAGGCTCATTAAGGCTGTGTCGGATGTGCCGAAGGGACGTATCGATCTCCTGCCCTTGTATTCGCGCCTGGTCGCCACCCTTGGGCAATACTTGCCCGATATACCGCAGGGATTGATCACTTatctggatgaagagttCCGAAGCCTTCAACGCCGCAAGTCCAAAGAGTTTCTCGGGCAGGTTCGTATGAGCAATGTGCGCTATCTTGCAGAGTTGACCAAGTTTGGTGTGGTTCCGGAGCATATCATTTTCCACTGTTTCAAGGTCTCTCTTGACGACTTCTCTCGCATGAATATTGAAATCATTGGTTATCTCCTAGAGAACTGTGGACGTTATCTGCTGCGCAACCCCGAGACTTCCCCTCGAATGGCCTCATTTTTGGAAACTcttgggagaaagaaaactgtTCAGCACCTGGGTCAACAAGAACGAATGATCATTGAGAATGCAGTTTACTACGTTGACCCTCCACCCCGACCGGCTATTCAGCAAAAAGAGCGTACGCCTATGGAGTCTTATATCCGGAGGCTTATCTATTTGGATATGAACAAGCGCAATTATACCAGGATCTTGAAGTCAATCCGCAAGCTACATtgggaagaacaagag GTCGTTGACATTATAGAGCGTGTATTCAGCAAGCCCGTTAAGGTGAAATATGGCAACATCCACCTTCTAGCGATCCTAGTCAGCGCTCTCTACAGATATCACCAGGAGTTCGTTATTGGTATCGTCGACAACGTCCTCGAGCAAATCACACTGGGTCTTGAGCAGAACGACTTCAAGTTCAACCAGAAGCGCGTCGCTGAAGTCAAGTACCTTGGAGAGTTGTATAACTACAAAATGATCGACTCGCCTGTTATTTTCGATACCTTGTACAGGATTGTTACATTCGGTCATG AGGGCGGTACGCCAATCCCGGGGAAGCTGAACCCGTTGGATCTGCCAGATGACTTTTTCCGAGTTCGCCTGGTCTGCACTCTCCTGGACACCTGTGGTCACTGCTTTGACCGTGGATCTGCCAAAAAGAAGTTGGACTTCTTCTTGACGTTTTTCCAG TACTACATGACGACAAAAGATCCACTGCCGATGGACAttgatttccttgtccaAGATACATTCTCTATGACTCGTCCTCAGTGGAAGTTAGTCACCGACCTGGAAGAGGCCACCCGTATCTTCGGGGAGGCTGTAGCTCAGAACTACAAAACACAAGACGCCGAGAGGCCTGCAGAGccagatgatgaagaagcagaaagtAGCTCATCTGATGAGGGtttcgaggatgatgtcatgCCCGAGGTGGACGAGGACGGAGAGTCCAGTGATGAAGCTGAA GCATCGGGCCCCAATGCCGAGCAAAACGGTGACAGTGACTCTGAAGACGAACAAATCTTCGTTACACGCCAAGAGGAGGAACGAGACCCTGAGGCCGAAGCCGAATTCGATCGTGAGTTCGAAAAGATGATGGCAGAAAGCATGGATTCCCGAAAGTTCGAACGCAAGGGTGTGTTTGACATACCTCTTCCCATGAAACGAGCTCCTCGGGATGCAGCAGGCGAAAGTGCCCCCGAGACTagtcaaccacaaccacagccgcagccgcagccgcagcctaGTACGATGGCTTTCTCCTTGATGActaaaaagggaaacaaacAACAG ACCCGTACCATCGACCTGCCGTCTGATTCGAGTTTTGCAGTTGCCATGAGAAGCCAGCAGCAAGCTGatcgagaagaacaacaacggATCAAGAACCTGGTACTTAATTACGAGATGTCCAACGAGGCCGAAACTGCTGAAG CGCTCGAGAAACGCTCCCCCCGCGACTCCAGGGTTGATAAATCTGGTGGGAATCGGACGGCATTCCGTTCTCGTAAACTGCAGCTGAGCGACGTGAACTG CTCATCGCTCTCGGGGAGCTCGCCCTTCTGCGAAAGCTCTGACTTCACCTGGGCGGTAGTCTCCTTCGCGCGGGCACGCTTCTCCTCGGGATGCGAAGCCGCATCAATCTCGGTGGCTAGGGGCGCAGCGTTCTGGGCCTCACCCTCGGGAGCGGGAGCAGGAGcaccttcctcatcgtcttcaagcTCAGCGCCGTAA
- a CDS encoding ankyrin repeat domain-containing protein (predicted protein), whose amino-acid sequence MATPAGVPLELLYHITDYLHPKDLISLLFAFPEFANRLTYRRLSATDRHQRTVLHLLADPEVGPDEPELRDMIITHLIQFRAIPVNIRDIYGYTPLWIAADRGNEEMVKLLLETKDLEPDIPSLSGVLPLGQAASRENEAIVKQLLAHGGVNPIREHSPNGKQVVLAPLATAAMAGRAAMVKLMLGHVPREQLEPTAAMAFKYAANFKHKDVMEVIINSVGNVNFQIEKGQSVLLYTYSRFYRGIAKQLLTKDGVDAGCKDNIGRTLLRIAVDREDTEMVKLLLARRDVEVVFKGSNGWTNLALCASNVYHPNSGES is encoded by the exons ATGGCTACTCCCGCGGGTGTTCCACTAGAGCTTCTCTATCATATAACAGATTATCTCCACCCCAAGGATCTAATATCGTTATTATTCGCATTTCCTGAATTTGCAAATCGGTTGACATATCGACGCCTATCTGCGACCGATAGACATCAACGGACAGTTCTACACTTGCTCGCCGATCCAGAAGTCGGACCTGATGAGCCGGAGCTCAGGGACATGATAATCACACATCTCATACAGTTTAGAGCCATCCCCGTCAATATCCGCGACATATATGGCTACACACCATTGTGGATAGCAGCTGATCGAGGAAACGAAGAGATGGTAAAGTTACTCCTCGAGACAAAAGACTTGGAACCGGATATACCGAGCCTATCCGGGGTCCTTCCACTTGGACAAGCTGCTAGTCGTGAAAATGAAGCCATTGTAAAACAGCTATTGGCACATGGTGGTGTTAACCCCATTCGTGAACATAGCCCTAACGGCAAGCAGGTCGTATTAGCTCCGCTTGCGacggcagccatggctgggCGTGCGGCTATGGTAAAGTTGATGCTAGGGCACGTTCCCAGGGAGCAACTGGAACCTACCGCTGCAATGGCTTTCAAATACGCTGCGAACTTTAAGCATAAGGATGTTATGGAAGTTATAATTAACAGTGTTGGGAATGTGAATTTTCAAATCGAAAAGGGACAGAGCGTGCTGCTGTACACATACTCCAGATTCTACAGGGGTATTGCGAAACAGCTGTTGACGAAGGATGGTGTTGACGCAGGTTGTAAGGACAACATTGGTAGAACTTTGCTGAGAATTGCCGTGGATCGTGAGGATACTGAAATGGTGAAGCTCCTCCTCGCTCGACGGGATGTGGAGGTTGTTTTCAAGGGTAGCAACGGTTGGACAAACCTGGCATTGTGTGCTAGCAATGTATATCATCCTAACA GTGGAGAAAGTTGA
- a CDS encoding uncharacterized protein (predicted protein) encodes MDPDTMNMKALVWSANVDWFLSAVDANPEWVSCREVSTAPHIYILFLGSAEAEKGGRCGYKRVSGDMSTLVFSPEKRHIAIAEVVIFSLIQIIQCTTRFVQEWKYWHHDKQKSVPRCIFYSWYGLIGLVAQQAILQGIGLSPLLFEVSLVMLRSGQTGRTGPGNSRYPKTIRFLLHFFRFPVFFGIVLIVVGESAAVYACKVVGSVLLVLIFAFGCGLFSWLAVAYRSVLPRAGHRCVLLVLAALPFFVVRIAYMLLAQYGPRSGRAD; translated from the exons atggaTCCGGATACGATGAACATGAAGGCGCTTGTATGGTCCGCGAACGTTGATTGGTTCCTCAGCGCAGTAGACGCTAATCCCGAATGGGTCAGCTGTCGCGAGGTCTCCACTGCTCCTCACatctatattcttttcttgggttcagcagaagctgagAAAGGGGGCAGATGTGGATATAAAAGGGTGTCTGGTG ATATGTCAACTCTCGTCTTTTCCCCAGAGAAGCGCCATATTGCCATCGCCGAGGTGGTTATCTTCTCGCtcatccaaatcatccaGTGCACCACCCGGTTCGTGCAGGAGTGGAAATACTGGCATCATGACAAGCAGAAATCCGTGCCTCGCTGTATTTTCTACTCGTGGTATGGCTTGATCGGACTAGTGGCACAAC AGGCAATCCTACAAGGCATTGGCCTTTCCCCATTGTTGTTTGAAGTCAGCCTCGTCATGTTGAGAAG TGGACAAACAGGTAGAACCGGCCCAGGAAACTCCAGATATCCCAAGACCATCCGCTTCTTACTCCACTTCTTCCGATTCCCCGTATTCTTTGGTATAGTGTTGATCGTGGTGGGAGAAAGTGCTGCCGTCTATGCATGCAAAGTGGTTGGATCTGTGCTGCTCGTTCTTATATTTGCGTTCGGGTGTGGACTGTTTAGCTGGTTGGCTGTGGCCTATCGCTCTGTTCTTCCCAGAGCTGGTCATCGCTGCGTACTACTGGTCCTGGCGGcgcttcctttctttgttgttaGGATCGCTTATATGTTGCTCGCGCAGTATGGACCGCGAAG TGGCAGAGCCGATTAG